Proteins from one Ricinus communis isolate WT05 ecotype wild-type chromosome 9, ASM1957865v1, whole genome shotgun sequence genomic window:
- the LOC8271091 gene encoding interactor of constitutive active ROPs 4 isoform X1, whose translation MPRSRGSEMPQRLVSRGSHPLRTSSSDSDPLHHRSITDRSLKLGDRRSPRGSHPDSLNQKKLGTRIADLESQLGQAQEELKILKDQLASAEAAKKEAQKELEKKANKPTFVEREEIQEKHPPQHIQEVRKVDSNVADDVSDDNQQEADVFEVQVEKESVEAKVEIDQVDGDKCTSQIVTEPVANSEAEKLLFNDLALKDEEISKIKGQLEEKENKLQVFVKENQDLKNLLYEATSKISSARVKEEENSIRLSKLGEELEESQANAAQLKSELEKLEAAERAKEILEAEIKKMRVQTEQWRKAADAAAAVLAGAVEMNGRITERCGSMDKHFGGVFETPDVRYSTAFAGSPGMADDLDDSFGNAKRKGSGIKKLGDLWRKKGQK comes from the exons ATGCCAAGATCGAG GGGTTCAGAAATGCCTCAGAGGCTGGTGTCTCGAGGTTCACATCCACTTAGGACATCTAGCTCTGATTCAGATCCACTGCATCACCGATCAATTACTGACAGAAGTCTCAAGCTGGGAGATCGTCGCTCTCCACGTGGTTCCCATCCTGACTCGCTAAATCAAAAGAAACTCGGCACCCGTATTGCAGATTTAGAATCTCAACTTGGTCAAGCACAAGAAGAGCTGAAGATTCTGAAAGATCAGCTGGCGTCTGCTGAAGCTGCAAAAAAGGAAGCTCAAAAAGAATTGGAGAAGAAAGCAAACAAACCAACTTTTGTGGAGCGTGAGGAAATTCAGGAGAAACATCCTCCACAGCATATTCAGGAAGTCAGAAAGGTAGACAGCAATGTTGCAGATGATGTATCCGATGACAACCAGCAGGAAGCTGATGTTTTTGAGGTTCAAGTGGAGAAAGAGAGTGTTGAAGCCAAGGTTGAAATTGACCAGGTTGATGGAGACAAATGCACAAGTCAAATAGTAACTGAACCAGTTGCAAATTCAGAGGCAGAAAAGCTGTTATTCAATGACTTGGCTTTAAAGGATGAAGAAATAAGCAAGATTAAAGGTCAGttagaagagaaagaaaacaaactaCAAGTGTTTGTTAAAGAGAATCAAGATTTGAAGAATCTACTGTATGAAGCAACTTCGAAAATTTCATCTGCAAGAGtgaaagaagaggaaaattCCATAAGGTTGAGCAAACTGGGAGAAGAGCTGGAAGAAAGCCAAGCAAATGCAGCTCAGTTAAAGAGCGAGCTGGAGAAGCTTGAAGCTGCAGAGAGAGCTAAGGAAATCTTGGAAGCAGagataaagaagatgagaGTGCAGACGGAGCAGTGGAGAAAAGCAGCAGATGCCGCAGCAGCCGTGCTTGCTGGGGCTGTGGAAATGAATGGCAGGATAACTGAGAGGTGTGGCTCCATGGACAAGCACTTTGGCGGGGTATTCGAAACACCAGATGTTCGATACAGCACTGCTTTTGCAGGATCACCTGGAATGGCTGATGATTTGGATGATAGTTTTGGAAATGCAAAAAGGAAGGGCTCTGGTATTAAAAAGCTTGGAGACTTGTGGAGAAAGAAGGGCCAGAAATAA
- the LOC8271091 gene encoding interactor of constitutive active ROPs 4 isoform X2: MPQRLVSRGSHPLRTSSSDSDPLHHRSITDRSLKLGDRRSPRGSHPDSLNQKKLGTRIADLESQLGQAQEELKILKDQLASAEAAKKEAQKELEKKANKPTFVEREEIQEKHPPQHIQEVRKVDSNVADDVSDDNQQEADVFEVQVEKESVEAKVEIDQVDGDKCTSQIVTEPVANSEAEKLLFNDLALKDEEISKIKGQLEEKENKLQVFVKENQDLKNLLYEATSKISSARVKEEENSIRLSKLGEELEESQANAAQLKSELEKLEAAERAKEILEAEIKKMRVQTEQWRKAADAAAAVLAGAVEMNGRITERCGSMDKHFGGVFETPDVRYSTAFAGSPGMADDLDDSFGNAKRKGSGIKKLGDLWRKKGQK, encoded by the coding sequence ATGCCTCAGAGGCTGGTGTCTCGAGGTTCACATCCACTTAGGACATCTAGCTCTGATTCAGATCCACTGCATCACCGATCAATTACTGACAGAAGTCTCAAGCTGGGAGATCGTCGCTCTCCACGTGGTTCCCATCCTGACTCGCTAAATCAAAAGAAACTCGGCACCCGTATTGCAGATTTAGAATCTCAACTTGGTCAAGCACAAGAAGAGCTGAAGATTCTGAAAGATCAGCTGGCGTCTGCTGAAGCTGCAAAAAAGGAAGCTCAAAAAGAATTGGAGAAGAAAGCAAACAAACCAACTTTTGTGGAGCGTGAGGAAATTCAGGAGAAACATCCTCCACAGCATATTCAGGAAGTCAGAAAGGTAGACAGCAATGTTGCAGATGATGTATCCGATGACAACCAGCAGGAAGCTGATGTTTTTGAGGTTCAAGTGGAGAAAGAGAGTGTTGAAGCCAAGGTTGAAATTGACCAGGTTGATGGAGACAAATGCACAAGTCAAATAGTAACTGAACCAGTTGCAAATTCAGAGGCAGAAAAGCTGTTATTCAATGACTTGGCTTTAAAGGATGAAGAAATAAGCAAGATTAAAGGTCAGttagaagagaaagaaaacaaactaCAAGTGTTTGTTAAAGAGAATCAAGATTTGAAGAATCTACTGTATGAAGCAACTTCGAAAATTTCATCTGCAAGAGtgaaagaagaggaaaattCCATAAGGTTGAGCAAACTGGGAGAAGAGCTGGAAGAAAGCCAAGCAAATGCAGCTCAGTTAAAGAGCGAGCTGGAGAAGCTTGAAGCTGCAGAGAGAGCTAAGGAAATCTTGGAAGCAGagataaagaagatgagaGTGCAGACGGAGCAGTGGAGAAAAGCAGCAGATGCCGCAGCAGCCGTGCTTGCTGGGGCTGTGGAAATGAATGGCAGGATAACTGAGAGGTGTGGCTCCATGGACAAGCACTTTGGCGGGGTATTCGAAACACCAGATGTTCGATACAGCACTGCTTTTGCAGGATCACCTGGAATGGCTGATGATTTGGATGATAGTTTTGGAAATGCAAAAAGGAAGGGCTCTGGTATTAAAAAGCTTGGAGACTTGTGGAGAAAGAAGGGCCAGAAATAA